The Hymenobacter sp. DG25A nucleotide sequence GATTTTCTCGTACTGGTCGTTGCTGGCCTGGGCGCCCATCATGGTTTCCAAATCCAGCGGGTGGCCCAGCTTAATGGCTTCTACGCGCTTAATCAGACGGGGCATAAACTCATCGTAAATATCCTCGTGGATGAGCAAACGGGAAGGACAGGTGCAGATTTCGCCTTGGTTCAGGGCAAACATGGCCGCGCCTTCCAGGCACTTGTCCAGGAAGTCGTCGTCGTGGTCCATCACCGATTTAGTGAAGATGTTCGGCGACTTGCCGCCCAGCTCCATGGTCACGGGAATGATGTTTTCGGCGGCGTACTGCAGGATCAGGCGGCCGGTGGTGGTTTCGCCGGTGAAGGCTACTTTCTGCACGCGCTTGTTGCTGGCCAGCGGCTTGCCGGCTTCCAGCCCGAAGCCGTTTACTACGTTAATCACGCCGGGGGGCAGCACGTCCTGAATCAGCTCCATCAGCACCATAATGCTGGCGGGCGTCTGCTCGGCGGGTTTCACCACCACGCAGCAGCCGGCGGCCAGGGCCGGCGCAATTTTCCAGGTGGCCATCAGCAGCGGGAAGTTCCAGGGAATAATCTGGCCCACTACGCCCAGCGGCTCCTGAATAACTAGGGAAAGGGTGGTTTCATTTAGCTCGGTAGCAGAGCCTTCCTCGGCCCGAATCACGCCCGCGAAATAGCGGAAGTGGTCAATGGCCAGGGGCAGGTCGGCAGCCATGGTTTCCCGGATGGCTTTGCCGTTTTCCACGGTTTCTACCGCCGCCAGGTGGGCCAGGTTGGCCTCCATGATGTCGGCAATTTTCAGCAACACGTTGCTGCGCGTGGTAGGCGAGGCTTTGCTCCAGGTTTTGAAGGCTTCGTGAGCGGCATCTAGGGCCAGTTCTATGTCCTCTTTGGTGGAGCGGGCTACTTTGGTAAAGGCTTTGCCATCAATGGGCGAGGGGTTTTCGAAATACTGCCCTTTCACGGGCGCTACCCATTTGCCGCCAATAAAATTATCGTAGTGGGATTTGAATTGAGGCCGGGCAACCAGGGTGGTGGGTTTTTCTAGGGTTTCCATGGATGGGGATTTGTGTGGGTTTCGGATATCCCAAGCTAGCTTCTTATCCTGCCGAAATAGTTGTATTATACTCTCAGAAATACCGCCTATAGTCGCAAGTTGCCGTTGAGCTTTTCCCCGAAAGCTCAACCTAGCCTGCTGGTTTTCTGCTAATTGCAATGAACAATTTCCGCTTGCTCTCTATTGTAGAGAAAGTATTGTGCTATTTCCGCGTTCAGGCTTCTCATCGGACTCCCCACCCATGCCTACCCATCACCTGCCCGCCCCTATTTCCCTGCATCAGCCAGAGCAGCTGACCACGCTGGTGGAAAACCGCACCGTGTACACACTGGAAGCCTTTGAGCTGAACGTGTTTGAAACTCACCGCACGGCCCACCAGGTACCGCTCAGCATGGGCCACGTGGTGCTTACCACCATGCTGCGGGGCAAGAAAGTGATGCACTTGGCCGGCCGCCCGGCCTTCGACTACCTCCCGGGCGAGTCAGTAGTGGTGGGCAAGGATGAAACCATGGTCATTGATTTTCCGGAAGCCAACGAGGCCCAGCCCACGCAATGCCTGGCCGTAGCTATTCCCACCGATACCATCCGGCAAACCGTAGACCTGCTCAATGAGCACTCGCCCCGCGCAGAAGAGCACCTGCCCTGGCAGCTGGACACCGCCGAGCACGCCCACTTTCAGAACACGCCCGAGCTTACCAGCACCCTGGAGCGCCTGGTGCAGCTTTCCCAGGATACGGGCCGCGTGAAGGATGTGCTGGCCAACTTCACCATTCAGGAAATGCTGGTGCGCCTGATGCAAACCCAGGCCCGGCAGCTGCTCTTTCACAACTATAAGGAGCACGTCACGTCCCACCGCTTTGCCCACGTGGTGCAGTACATCAAACAGCACCTCACGGAGCAGATTACCATTGAGAAGCTGAGCGAGCTGGCCTGCATGAGCAAGGCCACCTTTTTCCGGGTGTTTAAGCGCGAGCTGGGCCTCACGCCCGTAGAATATGTGATTCAGGAGCGCCTGGCCGAAGCCAAGCGCCTGTTGCGCAACCCGCTTACCACCGTTACGGACGTGTGCTTCCGGACGGGCTTCAATAACA carries:
- a CDS encoding AraC family transcriptional regulator, whose translation is MPTHHLPAPISLHQPEQLTTLVENRTVYTLEAFELNVFETHRTAHQVPLSMGHVVLTTMLRGKKVMHLAGRPAFDYLPGESVVVGKDETMVIDFPEANEAQPTQCLAVAIPTDTIRQTVDLLNEHSPRAEEHLPWQLDTAEHAHFQNTPELTSTLERLVQLSQDTGRVKDVLANFTIQEMLVRLMQTQARQLLFHNYKEHVTSHRFAHVVQYIKQHLTEQITIEKLSELACMSKATFFRVFKRELGLTPVEYVIQERLAEAKRLLRNPLTTVTDVCFRTGFNNTAYFQKLFKQYEGVTPGLYKKQYATL
- a CDS encoding aldehyde dehydrogenase family protein, yielding METLEKPTTLVARPQFKSHYDNFIGGKWVAPVKGQYFENPSPIDGKAFTKVARSTKEDIELALDAAHEAFKTWSKASPTTRSNVLLKIADIMEANLAHLAAVETVENGKAIRETMAADLPLAIDHFRYFAGVIRAEEGSATELNETTLSLVIQEPLGVVGQIIPWNFPLLMATWKIAPALAAGCCVVVKPAEQTPASIMVLMELIQDVLPPGVINVVNGFGLEAGKPLASNKRVQKVAFTGETTTGRLILQYAAENIIPVTMELGGKSPNIFTKSVMDHDDDFLDKCLEGAAMFALNQGEICTCPSRLLIHEDIYDEFMPRLIKRVEAIKLGHPLDLETMMGAQASNDQYEKILSYLEIGKAEGAEVLTGGDAHFHDHPELTDGYYIKPTIFRGHNKMRIFQEEIFGPVLSVTTFKTNEEAIELANDTLYGLGAGLWSRDAHELYQMPRAIQAGRVWVNCYHDYPAGAPFGGYKASGFGRENHKMMLAHYRQTKNMLISYSQQKLGFF